The Bradyrhizobium sp. CCBAU 051011 DNA segment GGCGCGACCGCAAAGCGCAAATACTCTTCCCAGTTGGATTCCCGAAGGGGAGTCCGGCCAAGAAGCCCGGGGAGCGGGCAACAAAGGGAGAGGACGTCATGGCGCGGGAAACCGGAGGCAATGCGGCTGATGGCAGCCATTTCGAAACCAGCCGACGCAGATTTCTGGGCGGTTCAGGCCTGGCGGCACTGGGCGCCGTGATGCCGCTGTCGCGCGACGGCGTCGGCATTCCGCAAGCGCATGCGCAGGCCGGGCCTGCCGCGGCTCCTGCGGCGGCCAAGGGACCGCAGTATCTAAAATATCCCGGCAAGAACGAAGGGCTCGTCGTGCTCGGTGAAAAGCCGCTGGTCGCCGAGACGCCGGAAAGCCTGCTCGACGACGACACCACGCCGATCGAAAAGTTCTACATCCGCAACAACGGGCAGATTCCGGAGGAGGCGAAGGATCCCGACGCCTGGAAGATCATCATCGATGGCGAGGTCAACAACAAGATCGAGATCACGCTCGGCGAACTGAAATCGAAATACAAGGCGGTGACGCGGCGCATGGTGCTGGAATGCGGCGGCAACGGCCGCGGAGCGTTCTCCCCGCCGGCGCGCGGCAACCAGTGGAGCAATGGCGGCGCGGGCTGCGCGGAATGGACCGGCGTGCCGCTCGCCGATCTCCTCAAGAAGGCCGGCCTGAAGCCGAGCGCGAAATATACCGCGCATTATGCCGCCGACCTGCATCTATCGGGCGACGCCAGCAAGCCGACCATCTCGCGCGGGGTGCGCATCGAAAAAGCGATGGACCCGAACACCCTTATCGTGTGGGGCATGAACGGCAAGCCGCTACCGAACATCCATGGCGGGCCGGTGCGGTTGGTCGTGCCAGGCTGGGCGGGCTCGGCGTCGCAGAAATGGCTGACCCGCATCACCATCCGCGACCGCGAGCATGACGGCCCCGGCATGACGGAGTTTTCCTATCGCACCCCGATCAAGCCGATGGTGCCCGGCGACAAGGGCGATCCGGCCAATTTCCGCATTCTGGAATCGATGCCGGTGCGCTCGATCATCACCAATCCCGCGAACGGCGCCAAGTTCGCGGCCGGGACCAAGGAGCTGAAGCTGCGTGGCGCTTCCTGGGCCGGCGATCTCACGGTGAAGCAGGTCGATATCTCGCTCGATTTCGGCTCGAGCTGGCAGCGGGCGACGCTGGAGAAG contains these protein-coding regions:
- a CDS encoding sulfite oxidase, with amino-acid sequence MARETGGNAADGSHFETSRRRFLGGSGLAALGAVMPLSRDGVGIPQAHAQAGPAAAPAAAKGPQYLKYPGKNEGLVVLGEKPLVAETPESLLDDDTTPIEKFYIRNNGQIPEEAKDPDAWKIIIDGEVNNKIEITLGELKSKYKAVTRRMVLECGGNGRGAFSPPARGNQWSNGGAGCAEWTGVPLADLLKKAGLKPSAKYTAHYAADLHLSGDASKPTISRGVRIEKAMDPNTLIVWGMNGKPLPNIHGGPVRLVVPGWAGSASQKWLTRITIRDREHDGPGMTEFSYRTPIKPMVPGDKGDPANFRILESMPVRSIITNPANGAKFAAGTKELKLRGASWAGDLTVKQVDISLDFGSSWQRATLEKPKNKYDWQRWTATVKLPTDGYFEIWTRATDSRGAMQPHLAGFWNPQGYGGNAMHRIAVLVG